In Triticum aestivum cultivar Chinese Spring chromosome 5B, IWGSC CS RefSeq v2.1, whole genome shotgun sequence, the following proteins share a genomic window:
- the LOC123110898 gene encoding uncharacterized protein has translation MAQREKSSVAVASLSSSAPTAVPSGERWGAAIGNLGELGANVESLQKLLARKAVFVDDDVFSKASLASEQARSIKILDQRVQSLERELDAAISAAARARTEKRQAEAAQRAAELRAQEVTKELENTARVFQLHMEELRAKQEEIAKRDSDIKVLEAIIRTLSSKDDGGSSE, from the exons ATGGCGCAGAGGGAGAAATCCTCCGTCGCGGTCGCCTCCCTATCGTCCTCCGCGCCAACCGCCGTGCCCTCGGGCGAGCGGTGGGGCGCCGCGATCGGCAACCTGGGAGAGCTGGGCGCCAACGTCGAGTCGCTGCAGAAGCTGCTCGCCCGGAAGGCCGTCTTCGTCGACGACGACGTCTTCTCCAAGGCCTCCCTCGCCTCCGAACAGGCCCGCTCCATCAAG ATTCTTGACCAGAGGGTGCAGTCTCTGGAACGTGAACTGGACGCTGCCATTTCTGCAGCTGCTCGAGCCCGTACAGAAAAACGCCAGGCTGAAGCTGCTCAACGGGCTGCAGAGCTGCGTGCACAGGAAGTCACGAAGGAGCTGGAGAACACCGCAA GAGTTTTCCAGCTGCACATGGAAGAGCTGCGGGCAAAACAAGAGGAGATCGCCAAGAGAGATAGTGATATCAAGGTGTTGGAAGCAATAATACGAACCCTGAGTAGCAAAGATGATGGCGGATCCAGCGAGTAA